From one Rattus rattus isolate New Zealand chromosome 15, Rrattus_CSIRO_v1, whole genome shotgun sequence genomic stretch:
- the LOC116884732 gene encoding protocadherin alpha-13-like, with product MLLFSQSGPGSRCLLLSFLLFTAWEAGSGQLHYSIPEEAKHGTFVGRIAQDLGLELTELVPRLFRVASKDRGDLLEVNLQNGILFVNSRIDREELCGRSAECSIHLEVIVDRPLQVFHVEVEVKDINDNPPVFPETNKNIVIAESRPPETRFPLDGASDADIGINSALTYRLDPSDYFALATQNNRERPSSLSLVLKKSLDREEIQEHSLLLTASDGGKPELTGTVQLLITILDVNDNAPEFDRFVYRVRVLEDVFNGTLVINLNATDPDQGTNGDIIYSFRRPVSPAVVHAFNIDPNSGEVRTKGLLDFEEIKLYEIPVEAVDKGNIPMTGHCTLLVEVLDVNDNAPEVTITSLSLPVREDAQPSTVIALVSVSDRDSGDNGQVTCSLTPHLPFKLVSTFKNYYSLVLDSALDRETTADYKVVVTARDGGSPSLWATASVSVEVADVNDNVPVFAQPEYTVFVKENNPPGAHIFTVSAVDTDAQENALVSYSLVERRVGERLLSSYVSVHAESGKVFALQPLDHEELELLQFQVSARDAGVPALGSNVTLQVFVLDENDNVPTLLPHRAVGAGGAVSELVPRSVGSGHVVAKVRAVDADSGYNAWLSYELQLAAGAMSSPFRVGLYTGEISTTRALDEADAPRQRLLVLVKDHGEPALTATATVLVSLVENGQAPKISSLASESIASSEASLVTVNVYLIIAICAVSSLLVLTLLLYTALRCSARPINGACVPGKPMLVCSSAVGSWSYSQQRRQRVCSGEGPPKTDLMAFSPSLPPVLGSAEDTCQRERQVEHLKEVSS from the coding sequence ATGCTATTATTCTCGCAAAGCGGCCCAGGATCCCGGtgcctcctgctctctttcctgctCTTCACAGCCTGGGAAGCAGGGAGCGGCCAGCTCCACTACTCCATCCCTGAGGAGGCCAAACACGGCACCTTCGTGGGCCGCATCGCACAggacctggggctggagctgACGGAGCTGGTGCCCCGTCTGTTCAGGGTGGCGTCCAAGGACCGCGGGGACCTTCTGGAGGTAAATCTGCAGAATGGCATTTTGTTTGTGAATTCTCGGATCGACCGGGAGGAGCTGTGCGGACGGAGCGCGGAGTGCAGCATCCACCTGGAGGTGATCGTGGACCGTCCGCTGCAGGTTTTCCAcgtggaggtggaggtgaaggACATTAACGACAACCCGCCCGTGTTCCCCGAAACCAACAAAAACATTGTGATTGCAGAGTCGAGACCTCCAGAAACTAGATTTCCACTAGATGGCGCATCCGATGCAGATATTGGAATCAATTCCGCCTTGACCTACCGATTGGATCCCAGTGATTATTTTGCTTTGGCCACGCAAAACAATCGTGAGCGACCTTCTTCATTATCTCTCGTGTTAAAGAAATCATTAGACAGAGAAGAAATTCAGGAACATAGTTTATTACTAACAGCTAGTGACGGAGGCAAACCGGAACTGACTGGCACAGTTCAGCTGCTGATCACCATCCTTGACGTGAACGACAATGCTCCAGAGTTTGATAGGTTCGTTTATAGAGTTAGAGTGTTAGAGGATGTATTTAATGGAACATTGGTGATTAACTTAAACGCCACAGATCCCGACCAGGGTACAAATGGAGATATAATCTACTCCTTCAGGCGGCCTGTATCCCCTGCGGTAGTGCATGCATTTAATATAGATCCCAACAGCGGAGAAGTTAGGACAAAAGGCCTACTggattttgaagaaattaaactGTATGAAATACCCGTGGAGGCAGTGGATAAAGGGAATATCCCAATGACAGGCCATTGTACCCTTCTGGTGGAAGTACTAGATGTAAACGACAATGCACCAGAGGTCACGATCACTTCCCTGTCACtaccagtcagagaagatgctcagCCAAGCACTGTCATAGCTCTGGTCAGCGTGTCTGACCGAGACTCTGGTGACAACGGGCAGGTGACTTGTTCATTGACACCGCACCTTCCCTTCAAGCTGGTGTCCACTTTCAAGAATTACTATTCATTAGTGTTGGACAGCGCCCTGGACCGTGAGACCACCGCTGACTATAAGGTGGTGGTGACAGCCCGAGACGGGGGCTCACCCTCTCTGTGGGCCACGGCCAGCGTGTCCGTTGAGGTGGCTGACGTGAACGACAACGTGCCTGTTTTCGCGCAGCCCGAATACACGGTGTTTGTGAAGGAGAACAACCCGCCTGGCGCGCACATCTTTACGGTGTCTGCGGTGGACACAGATGCTCAGGAGAACGCGCTGGTGTCCTACTCGCTAGTGGAGCGGAGGGTAGGCGAGCGCTTGTTGTCAAGCTATGTGTCTGTGCACGCTGAAAGCGGCAAGGTATTTGCTCTGCAGCCTCTGGACCATGAGGAGCTGGAGCTGCTGCAGTTCCAGGTGAGCGCGCGGGATGCTGGTGTGCCAGCCCTGGGCAGCAATGTGACTCTGCAGGTGTTTGTGCTGGATGAGAATGACAATGTTCCCACGCTGCTGCCTCACAGAGCTGTCGGAGCTGGGGGGGCAGTGAGTGAGCTTGTGCCTAGGTCAGTGGGTTCAGGGCATGTAGTGGCGAAGGTGCGCGCAGTAGATGCGGACTCTGGTTACAATGCGTGGCTGTCTTATGAGCTGCAGTTGGCAGCAGGGGCCATGAGCAGTCCGTTCCGCGTGGGTCTATACACGGGCGAGATCAGCACGACGCGTGCCCTAGATGAAGCAGATGCACCTCGCCAGCGTCTGTTGGTGTTGGTGAAGGACCACGGCGAGCCCGCGCTAACCGCCACAGCCACTGTGCTGGTGTCTCTGGTGGAGAATGGCCAGGCACCCAAGATATCTTCCCTTGCTTCCGAGAGCATAGCATCTTCGGAGGCGTCTCTGGTGACTGTCAACGTGTACCTGATCATTGCTATTTGCGCGGTGTCCAGCCTGTTGGTGCTCACGCTACTGCTTTACACTGCACTGCGCTGCTCAGCAAGGCCCATTAATGGAGCCTGTGTTCCAGGGAAGCCCATGCTCGTGTGCTCAAGCGCAGTGGGTAGCTGGTCCTACTCGCAGCAAAGGCGACAGAGGGTGTGCTCTGGAGAGGGCCCACCTAAGACTGATCTTATGGCCTTCAGTCCCAGTCTCCCTCCTGTGCTAGGCTCTGCAGAGGATACATGtcagagagaaaggcaggtagaacATTTGAAAGAGGTAAGTTCATAA